The Pirellulales bacterium region AGGCCGCGGGGGTCTGGTAATCCAACGCACTATGAATACGGCGGTGATTGTAGTCCAAGCGCCAACGATCGATCACCCACCGTGCCTCGTTCAAGCTCAGGAATAGCTCCCGGTTCAACAGCTCATCGCGGAGCTTGCCGTTGAAGCTCTCCACGTAACCGTTCTCCCAAGGACTGCCCTTGGCAATGAACAGGGTCTTCACATCGGCCTGAGCCAGCCATCTTCGAACGGCTTGAGCCACAAACTCCGGTCCGTTGTCACTCCGCAAATGTTCCGGCCGACCACGCACTGCGAACAGATACTGCAAATTCTCGACCACATTCTGGGCCGTGAAGGAGCGTGACGCCTCCAAGGCCAAGCACTCTCGGGTGTACTCGTCGATCACCGCCAAGAACTTCAACTGGCGGCCATCTTCCGTGCGATCCACCAGGAAATCGTACGACCAGACGTGATTGATCCGCTGGGATCGGTGTCGAATACAGCTGTTCTCACTGCTGCCAGGTAACCGGCGTCGACGATGCTGCTTGCTCGGCACTTGAAAGGACTCCTGTTTCCACAGTCGATGAATTCGTTTGTGGTTCACTTGCCACCCATTGGCTAACAACAGTTCATGAATGCGAGGGCAACCGAAACGCGGACGTTGTCCCGTCAAACGACGCATGACACCCAGAAGTTGCGGCTCGTCTTCCGCTCGGCGAGCCTGGTAACGTTGCGTGCCGCGGGGTTGACGCAGCACCCGGCAGGCTCTTCGCTCAGAAACCGATTTGGCCCCAAACGACGACGGACCTCAGTCACCATCCGTCTGCGTCGTTCGGGGCTCACCAGTTTGGGCGGGCGGCCTCCCGCAGAATCTCCATGTCCAAGGCCTGGTTCGCCACCAACTTCTTCAACCGCGCATTCTCCTGCTGGAGAGCTTTCATCTCCTTGGCCATCGTCGGTGCCATCCCGCCGTACTTCTGCCGCCAACGATAATAGGTCTGCTCCGTGATCTCCAACAGCTTGCAAACTTCAGGAACCTTCCGCTGTTTGCCCAGCTCCACGTCCGCTCGACGTAATTTGGCAATAATCTGCTCCACACTGTGACGCTGCTGCTTCATAAAAGAATCCTTTCCGGGCGACTTGGCCCGTCAGGATTCTCTCACAACCTCTGGCTCAATTTTAGGGGAGATGGTCAGAGATGGTCAATTGAAATGTACTCGCAAACAAGGGGAAACACATGGCAAGCATCTCTCAATTGAAGGGCGGTTTTAAGATCATCCAGTTCATCAATGGGGCTGGAAAGCGCAAATCCTTGCGGCTTGGAAAACTTTCCATGCAAGATGCGGAAATGATTCGCACCAAGATTGCCGAGTTGAACATAGCCAAAATCGCGGGAACGGACCTAAAGGTGGAAACCGCACGCTGGCTTGCCGACCGTCCCGACACGTTCTACACGAAGCTGGTCGCGGTCGGATTGGCTGCACCGCGTATCTCGGAACTGGACCCGGAGCCAATTGAAGCGCCGTTGATTTCAAAATTTATGGACGATTACATCGCTAAGCGTGGCGACGTGAAGCCCGCTACGAAAGAGATTTGGGGGCAAGGCAAACGGGGCTTGGTTGATTTCTTGGGCGCTGATAGGCGACTCAATCAAGTCACTGCGGGCGATGCGCAAGATTACAAAAGCAAAATGCTAAGGGATGGTCTAGCACCGTACACGATCAGTAAACGATTGCAGTTTGCCAACAAGATTTTCATTTACTCTGTCGATCACGAGCTAATCTCCAAAAACCCGTTCGCCAAAGTCAAAATCGTCAAGACAATGGCAGACCGTAAGCACTTTGTCAGCCCACAAGATACTGCCAAACTTTTGGAAGCCGCGCCCGATCAAGATTGGCGAATGATAATTGCCCTGGCGCGATTGGCGGGCCTCAGAACGCCAAGCGAAGTTCTTTCCATCAAATGGAGCCATATTGACTGGGTCGAAAAAATCGTCACGGTCCCGAGTCCTAAAACAGAACACCATGCCGGCAAAGCATCTCGCATCATTCCGTTGTTCCCGGAGCTGCGAGCCGAATTCGCGCGGGCGCTTGAGGTGGACCCTCAATCCGAGTATTTGGTTGACAATCCAAAATTTCGCAGAGGGTCGATTGGTCTCCACGGATGGCGAAATTGCAATTTGCGAACGACATTCCAAAGGATCGTCAAACGAGCAGGCTTGAAGCCGTGGCCGCGACTGTTCCACAATTTGCGGTCGAGCCGTCAAACCGAACTGGCTGAGAATTTTCCGCCCCACGTCGTTTGCGCTTGGTTAGGCAACTCGCCCAAAATTGCAGATAAGCACTACAACCAAGTCACTCCCGATCACTTCGCACGGGCAATTGGCAAATCTGGACAATCTGGGTTTGAAGAAGCGCTGCAAAAAGCGCTGCAGTCAGGAACGATTTCGGGTAGTACGGCGTCTCACCCCGTCACACGAAGTGTTGAATTTCCCGAAGGAAACGAAAATCGCCTGAACAGTAAAACTCAAAAACGGAGAGGATGGGATTCGAACCCATGGTGGGCTGTGACACCCACACCGATTTAGCAAACCGGCGCTTTCGACCACTCAGCCACCTCTCCAGCGATGGCAAACCATTCCGAACGCCAGTGGCGTCGCACAACATGTCGTGCTTCGCCGCTGCAATCATTGCATCCAGGCAACTCTGAATTGAATTGGCAACCTTCGGTGAACCGGCGTCATACTGTGCGACGCCACCGGACCGTCATTCTATGAATTCCACGGCCAACCGCAAGGTTCATTCCGTGCCACACGGCGCCGCGGTCCGTCACTTGGAGGAGTTGGGCTCGTAGGGTGCCGGCTCGGTGGAAATATCCCACTCGGTTATCGTTCCTTCCGTGGTCGAATCTGTTCCGACGATAGGAATAACCCATTGCCTATCCTTGTCGTTGGGCGTAACGATAATCGTGTTGCTGTCGGACCTGTTTGCAAGCTTTCCTTCTGGGTTGGTACGGTCAATATATCGAACCGTGTATTTAGCAGTCACCGCAAGCTTTTTATCCGTGGGATTGTTCAGCACCGCGATAATTTGGCCGGCGTTCGAACTGGTATGGTTAAATTTATTCGATTCGCTTTTACCATCAGCTTTTACTTGCTCTTTGGAAGATCGCTCGGAGTGATGCGTATCTTTATCGTGTTCGGCATAGCCCGGCGCGCCGTACCCGTTTCCATATCCTGGCGCATAGGGCGCTCCCGCATATCCGTAGCCATAACCATAGCCGGTTCCCACTTGGGCGTGCTCATTCACGGAATCGCTTTTTGATTCGGTCTTCCTGTCGTGATTATCGTTGTACTTCTTTTCCAGGCGCTCCAAGGACCAATCGCCCTGATTGAATTTGAAACTCACCAACTGAACGAGCACCGGCTTGTGTAAGTCTTTGTCTTCAACGGACACTTCAAATTCGCCCCCCGGAGGCAAGCCTGGGCTGCGCTCTTTCAACTGGTGTGTTTTCCCGTCGTTGGTTTCCACGTCGTACTTAAGCATCGAGGTCATCAATTGCTGTCCGCCGGGGCTGAAATATTTGGAGTCGCCGGAGGCAACTTCGACCCGCCAAGTATTAGCTTTCGGATCGCGCAATTGATCAATCTCTGCCTCCTCCCCGATGCCATTCTTATAACTTGTGACCCACACCTTGATGGGCTGCTTGGAGTTGTTCAGAAACCGGACGCGGCCGTTCAGTTTTGCCTGTGCCTCCACAGCGCTGTCCCAGAGGTGCGTCTTGCGGTTGAAGGTTAACTTGTCGTCATTCATCCGCACTTCGGTAATATCGCGGCCGGGCTTGTATTCACTCGGGACAGAGCCTTTTCCGTAACTGACCTTCACGACGCTCGAATCGATGTAAATCACGGACCCCGTCGTTTCCTGACCGCGCAAAATGAACTTTGCGTCCCCATTGAAATTACGCAGGTCAACCGCCGCAAGTCTGGAAGCAGCAACGAATAGAACCGCCGCCGCCAAGGTAGCGGAAACCACACCACGTCGATAGGAAACGTCATCGCGAGTTGACATCGCACAATCTCCACGGGTTGATAGTAAAGAACTGTCTTTTGAACCGGTCTTGGTGCCGCCGAACAGCGGTTCGATTAGGGACCAATGTAGCATACGAATGGGGGGCCAAGCAAGTTTTTGCGCCCCCGGCAAGTTATCGCAGATTTGCCGCCACGCACGCCGCAAGTTGATCAACTTGGTGGGCATTTTAATCCCCATCGCGGGCTTGGTTTTTCCGTCCATCAGCGCACCAATCCTGGTTGAATGTCCAAAGTTAGCGGCTCAATTAATCCGGCCTTCAGCCGCTCCCAGGCAATGGCGCCCATTACGGCGTTGTCGGTGCACAGCGCGGGCGGAGCAATGTGCAACGTTATGCCAGATTTTCGGCACGCCTCTTGCAGCCGTTCGCGCAAGCGCAGGTTGGCCGCCACGCCGCCCCCCACCGCCAAGGTGGTCAGTCCGGTTTTTTCCAAAGCCAGAAGCGATTTATCGACCAAACAATCGACCACCGCTTCTTGAAAACTCGCCGCCAAATCGGCAACAACTTGCTCAGTCAAATCCACACGCTCTTCCACCGGCTGCACTGTGCCGGGCGGAAAAATTTGATACCGCACCGCCGTTTTCAACCCGCTAAAGCTAAACGCCAGCCGATCACGATCCCGCAAAAACGCCCGCGGAAAGGAATATGCGTTGCGGCTTCCCGCGGCGGCGGCTTTCTGGATCGACGGCCCGCCCGGGTAAGGCAGCCCCAAGAATGTGGCGACTTTATCGAACGCTTCGCCGGCGGCATCGTCGGTAGTGCCTCCCAGGAGCGTGAAATCGATCGCACTGGTGCAGCGATACAAACTC contains the following coding sequences:
- the tsaD gene encoding tRNA (adenosine(37)-N6)-threonylcarbamoyltransferase complex transferase subunit TsaD — encoded protein: MPILVLETTCDETAAAVIADPLAVLSSVVASQDDLHRRFGGVVPEIASRAHMERILPVIDETLRRAGIGVQDLDAVAVANTPGLAGSLLVGLAAAKALCVAIGKPLVAVNHLQAHIYACRVAGAENLFPCVGLIVSGGHTSLYRCTSAIDFTLLGGTTDDAAGEAFDKVATFLGLPYPGGPSIQKAAAAGSRNAYSFPRAFLRDRDRLAFSFSGLKTAVRYQIFPPGTVQPVEERVDLTEQVVADLAASFQEAVVDCLVDKSLLALEKTGLTTLAVGGGVAANLRLRERLQEACRKSGITLHIAPPALCTDNAVMGAIAWERLKAGLIEPLTLDIQPGLVR